Proteins from one Waddliaceae bacterium genomic window:
- a CDS encoding translation initiation factor IF-3 encodes MRINQEIRAQKVRVIGIEGNQEGIFSIREAQALAEDAGADLVEIAPMATPPVCKIIDYGKYRYEQTRRERENKKSQHQIKVKEVKLKPNINDNDFQVKFHRAEKFLEKGNKVKVTCMFRGREMAHPEIGEAVVKRMCKGLEDLGTVESPIKRFGRTINVVIAPGSKKKPVNKSEKGE; translated from the coding sequence TTGAGGATAAACCAAGAGATAAGGGCACAAAAAGTACGTGTCATAGGGATAGAAGGAAACCAGGAAGGTATATTCTCTATAAGAGAAGCACAGGCTCTTGCAGAAGATGCTGGTGCCGACCTTGTTGAGATAGCTCCGATGGCGACGCCACCAGTCTGTAAGATTATAGACTATGGCAAATATCGCTATGAGCAGACACGCCGTGAAAGGGAGAATAAAAAATCCCAGCACCAAATCAAAGTCAAAGAAGTTAAGCTTAAGCCAAACATCAATGACAATGATTTTCAGGTGAAATTTCACCGCGCAGAGAAATTCCTTGAAAAAGGAAATAAAGTTAAGGTTACATGCATGTTCCGCGGAAGAGAGATGGCACACCCTGAGATCGGCGAAGCCGTAGTTAAAAGGATGTGCAAAGGCCTCGAAGACCTCGGTACAGTAGAAAGCCCGATTAAAAGGTTCGGACGTACTATCAATGTTGTAATAGCACCAGGTAGTAAAAAGAAACCAGTGAATAAAAGTGAGAAAGGAGAATAG
- the rpmI gene encoding 50S ribosomal protein L35, translated as MPKMKTRKAVVARFKVTGTGKLVRRRPGKRHILTKKTPKRKRMLGTPAIVDKSQATMYKKMMGI; from the coding sequence GTGCCTAAGATGAAAACACGTAAAGCTGTGGTAGCTCGGTTTAAAGTTACAGGTACGGGGAAACTCGTACGACGACGCCCAGGGAAACGGCATATATTGACGAAAAAGACGCCAAAACGTAAGCGTATGCTCGGAACGCCTGCTATCGTCGACAAAAGCCAAGCTACAATGTACAAAAAGATGATGGGAATCTAG
- the rplT gene encoding 50S ribosomal protein L20, whose protein sequence is MTRVTNAVATRRRKKRIFKRAKGFVGDRKNHLRITADAVMRALAFNYRHRKHNKRNFRKLWIIRINAAARINGLSYSKLINGLATAKCDINRKMLADLAVTDLEGFAAIATLAKGSLA, encoded by the coding sequence ATGACAAGAGTAACTAATGCGGTAGCAACAAGACGCCGTAAGAAAAGAATATTTAAAAGAGCGAAGGGATTCGTCGGAGATCGTAAGAATCACCTGCGTATCACCGCCGACGCTGTTATGCGCGCCCTGGCTTTTAACTACAGACACCGTAAACATAACAAACGTAACTTCCGCAAACTGTGGATAATACGTATCAACGCCGCAGCGCGTATCAACGGGTTGTCATACAGCAAGCTTATCAACGGCCTTGCAACGGCGAAATGCGATATCAACAGAAAGATGCTCGCAGACCTCGCAGTAACAGACCTAGAAGGTTTTGCCGCTATCGCCACCTTAGCAAAAGGCTCGCTAGCGTAA